TACAAATTCATATGCTCCAAAATAGCTCCCTCTATATTTGGTCATGACGATGTGAAGAAGGCTGTAGCATGTCTTCTCTTTGGAGGATCGAGGAAGGTATATTTAAACCTTTACCCATAAATTTTGAGTTGTTGATGCGTGGTATAAACAATCTCTCTGCCACTACAGAACTTGCCAGATGGAGTGAAGTTAAGAGGTGACATCAATGTGTTGCTGCTGGGTGACCCTTCTACTGCTAAATCACAGGTATTACTTGAGGGCTTTTCAGAAGTCAACGTGTAGCTTTAAGCTGTTGTCTGCTTTTTTGAAAGGGCTCAGGACACTTATATGCAAAGCAGTAtattgagaacataatttgagCTATTCTACACTCAATTTGTATTTCGTTGTTATGGTTGGTGCTGATTAGGTGGTTACCTTTTACAGTTTTTGAAGTTTGTCGAAAAGACAGCTCCTGTAGCTGTTTATACTTCTGGAAAAGGCTCATCAGCTGCTGGTTTGACAGCTTCTGTGATTCGTGATAGCAGCTCTGTAAGTTTTTTGTAATCTTTTGATGCTTATGCTATAGTTTTGCTCTATATGTTGTCTTCCCTTCCTCTAAATTTTTCTTATCGATTGCTTTCCGTcgctttaaattttattttacttgaaTTATTATCCCCTTTTTTGGCATGAAAATGCTCTTCTAACAATAGTTCACATGTATAATGCAGCGTGAGTTTTACCTTGAAGGTGGAGCCATGGTTTTGGCAGATGGAGGCGTTGTTTGTATTGATGAGTTTGACAAAATGAGACCAGAGGATAGGTATTGTAAACTACTAACTAGAGATTGACTGTCAGTTATTTTTTCTGGTCATCATCAGGTCTTGACATTTAAACTAAATATGGCTTAGAGTTGCCATTCATGAAGCCATGGAGCAGCAAACTATATCAATTGCCAAAGCAGGCATTACAACTGTTCTTAATTCAAGAACTTCTGTGCTTGCTGCTGCCAATCCCCCTTCTGGACGTTATGACGATCTCAAGGTGCGCAActaaattttttgtttggttggatTTTCAAATGTATACTTATGATTTTCTAGTAAGAAACTAACGAGAACCATTCCACTCACAGACTGCCCAGGATAatattgatttacaaacaacaATTCTTTCAAGATTTGATTTAATCTTCATTGTGAAGGACATCAGGATGTACAGTCAAGATAAGGTAATTCTGTTTTCCATTAACATTTTAACACCCAACACTTCAGAGGCTTTCTGGGATAATGGACTTCTTTATGAAAACAAGtattccatgtaaaatttcaagaTGAATAATGGTTTTCTGCTTTTATATCCACATATcaataacaaagaaaacttctttGGAAAGTTCCTTTGCAACCTGTGCCCTATCCTTGactaaatttaaaattatcCTAGCGCAGATTATAGCTACCCACATCATAAAAGTGCATGCATCCGCTGATGCAGTCTCTGGTGACAGTAAAACATCTAAAGAGGAGAATTGGCTTAAGAGGTATATCTTGCTATTCAATTTGGCTGACATTCTCAAATCTACGGCATTGTCAAGTATCAGTGAGATGCTGAACTGATGGTGTTGAACTTTTACAGGTACTTACATTATTGTCGTAGTGGGTGCCAACCTCGTTTATCTGAATCAGCGTCCACACAATTGCAGAACCATTATGTCAGAATCAGACGGGTACTTTGCCATTGGCTCTTTGATAGATAAGTTATATTTTACTGCAAAAGCCAGACAAAATCCAATGTGGGAATGAttttaaaaattgcacaaaagtcaaGGGTTGCAGTAATTTCCACTAGTATACATTAATACATGGTTGGATCCCTCCACCTTGCCCAGGAAGTCAGGGGTTTGAATCCCAAACTCCCTATCTAAACTTAAGAATAACATAATTTCTGCACAAGTCATGAAATATACGGTTAGTCAGGTGGATTCTGAAAATGTTGGTCTCTTCTTTGAAATTGATCTTTATTCAGCGATTCTATCTAAATTGACCTCATTTGTATACGATTAATCCTAGTGAGTAATTGCAAAGGAAATTGGTTTAGGATCATGGAGTTCAATGAATATGAATTCCTTGATTATATCGTGCATTGCATGCTATTACTTGGACAATCATCTATTCTACATGCCTTTGGTATGACAGCTGCTGAATCCTGCAACTAATTGATTTATTGTCGATATGGCTATTCTTATAGGACATGAGGCAGCAGGCAAATGAAACAGGAGAGGCTGCTGCAATTCCCATTACTGTAAGGCAGCTGGAAGCTGTCGTAAGATTAAGCGAGGCTCTTGCAAAAATGAGATTGTAAGTAGTGGAGTCAAACTTATTATGGTGCCTTGTCCATTGCATTTTGCGTGTGAAATTGATGCAATTGGCAGCTAAATTTGCATTGATTTGAATTGGCAATAAAATGCTCATGCGATATTAAGGAAACACGGAGCATTTAACTAGACtaatttctaggaacactatcACCATTATGGATATGCAAACTGGCCTCCATGGTTGGCTGATTCAATCACACTTCTTTCAATTCCAAATAAACTTGATTGAGAACTGCTTTTTTTTCTCTGCTAAATTAAGTTCACAGGCAATGCAATCATATCCGCTCACCTGCAAGCTCAAGTGCGCATGCCTGTCTATTTAtatacattaatatatatatatatatataattatatatgtatttgtccAACTTAGGATCACAGTACAACTGGTTAACCTTGAGGTCCGGAAATATAATTTCAGGTCCTATATTGCTACTGAGAATGATGTAGATGAAGCTGTGAGGCTTTTTACCGTTTCTACCATGGATGCAGCAAGGTCGGGAATAAATCAACAAGTGAACCTAACTGCAGAGATGGCCAATGAAATTAAGGTAGGTTTGAAGTAAGGTGACCTTGAGTTCCTCTGCCCATTTCATAGCATCAttcttttgatttcttgatTTGTTATTAAATTATATCTTCCCCCACAACAGCAAGCAGAGACCCAGATAAAGAGGAGAATAGGAATTGGGAACCACATATCAGAGAGAAAGCTGATTGATGACCTCTCTAGAATGGGAATGAATGAATCCATTGTAAGTAGTTTGTTAATTGcaatatcatttttttctcCCTCATCAAAGGCCATTTAAATTGACTATGGTTCTCCTCACCTTGAATACAAATCAATTGTTTTTCTGAATTTCATTTGCTTCCACATACGCATGAATTTTAACATCTTAGTAATTCTTTGTCGAAAAAAACTGTGAATGCATAAACAAATTGCTTTACTGCCTATTTGTTGTGAAAGCAACCATAGCTGTCTTGGATCCCACCATGTTACATGTTAAAGCCCCTCGTGAACTTAATTTCTTGAACTTTCATTACATTTGGCAGATAAGAAGAGCCCTTATAATCATGCACCAGAGAGATGAAGTTGAGTACAAGCGAGAAAGGCGTGTTATTTTTCGGAAAGCATGATCTGTTGTGAAGTCCTAATTAATATGTATCCTTAAGTATGCTCTTGTTTGGGCGCTCATCTAAGCATAATTACGGATGTTTGTAATATTAGTTACATGTAAAGAATGATCTGATGTTGAATGGTAGCAGTAAAAGATGGCTGTCAATGTCATTTTCGTATGAGTATATTTTCAAAAGAGACTGTCTGCCAGGCAATGCACTGGTGGTGATTCCTAGCGATTCAAAGCTGATGAGTTTGTTTGGAGTCATTGCATTGAAGATTTAGGCATTCATGACAGCATAGTTTGacactttttttattattaattcttGAATTATCCATTTGCCTCATCACTCTCACTTCGCAGCAGCAGTACATAAAATTACATGTAAACAGGACAAACACAAAAACCACACAGTAGAACGTTTACCCACGCCAACACAAAAACAACGACAAATGAAACTACTACTCATCTCAAATTTCTCAcgaaattcaaaatattttatttgttcttcccttattctattaatattgtaaaaaaaaaattcttctcaaaaaatccaaaaacacaGACCGTTTATACCCCTATTAATTTGAGATCAAGAAAATCACTTGTTAATAGTTAATAAGTTTGATTTATTATATTGTGCACTCACTTCTTTTT
This genomic window from Tripterygium wilfordii isolate XIE 37 chromosome 9, ASM1340144v1, whole genome shotgun sequence contains:
- the LOC120005125 gene encoding DNA replication licensing factor MCM5 → MSGWDEGAVYYSDQAQFPESAAEAAANSRHGILCKFKEFIRNFESLKNVFPYRESIIHNPKYLLVDLEHLLAFDPDLPSLLRSSPADYLPLFETAAAEVLVSLKQKVQGDSGEMVDVEAKDVQILLTSKEDPTSMRSLGAQYISKLVKIAGITIAASRIKAKATYVNLVCKNCKNMKEVPCRPGLGGAIVPRSCDHIPQPGEEPCPIDPWIVVPDKSKYVDQQTLKLQENPEDVPTGELPRNILLSVDRHLVQTIVPGTRLTIMGIYSIFQAANSSSSHKGAVAVRQPYIRVVGIEEGNEANSRSPTSFTQEEIEEFKKFAAQPDVYKFICSKIAPSIFGHDDVKKAVACLLFGGSRKNLPDGVKLRGDINVLLLGDPSTAKSQFLKFVEKTAPVAVYTSGKGSSAAGLTASVIRDSSSREFYLEGGAMVLADGGVVCIDEFDKMRPEDRVAIHEAMEQQTISIAKAGITTVLNSRTSVLAAANPPSGRYDDLKTAQDNIDLQTTILSRFDLIFIVKDIRMYSQDKIIATHIIKVHASADAVSGDSKTSKEENWLKRYLHYCRSGCQPRLSESASTQLQNHYVRIRRDMRQQANETGEAAAIPITVRQLEAVVRLSEALAKMRLSYIATENDVDEAVRLFTVSTMDAARSGINQQVNLTAEMANEIKQAETQIKRRIGIGNHISERKLIDDLSRMGMNESIIRRALIIMHQRDEVEYKRERRVIFRKA